AACTTGAACTTAAAGCCTGGCAAGTGCATGGGTGTCAAGGGTCTTGTGCCAAAGGATTGTAAAAGGTAAGTTCTGCTGGGCTGCATGCTCACCTTGTGCAGTAGGAGTTGGTATTGTGGATGGATACCCAGGTGGGTTAGTGAATATCATGGGACAATAGATGTTGAATAGACCAGTCATACATCTAAAAAGTTTAGAATACCGGGGTATATGCATGTATACATATGCTAATCTACCTTGGCACTATTCTGGATGCATATTTGAGGGaggtaaacagggggggggggggggggcgcagaccAGGGCTCTGACACTTTTATTAATTCTTTgtgaagattcacccaaggcagtgtacagcaggtacagtttaacataacttACAAtgctgttaacagcataatagtaaaatgaccaagtatagaCATGACTGAAACTTAAACAGTAAATTGAGACCTAATGACTTCCCTGAAACAGGatcaaacatttaacagcactgaaattcaaataagatatgatgtaagcataatactGATGGGATATCCCAATAagcacaattagaacattcaaataagatGCTAATCGACAATACAGCTTACAATATAGCTGAGGGGTTAAGTGCAGAATATAGAGGGGAATGATGCATGGTAGTCCATTGGGATAAATGGgtggcaagttctttgtacagttaaccAAGATATAGGGAACTGGACTTTAgtgtgtgcagcaagctagtccaagtGCAGAATGTCAGTCATCCTATATAAGTGCtcagagccaggctttcacctgcttcctgaagaagtAGTAGTTATGCATGGACACTGCTCTGTGGCAACTGTAAGTGGTAGCACCTACTGTCTATCCCAGAATGTGCTCTTGCTGTGTACCTTGAATTAGGACAAATCAATCTAGTTTGAGAGCCCTGCATCTCTAGTTCAGGGCTTCCATTATGCACATCAGGTCTCAGCACACTAGGTAATCTGTTCATCCCCCTGCACCTGTTGAATAAGATTATGGATACAGTATAAGCTGGTAGGGCAATAGGTGCACCTTTCTCAAATTAAAATCCTCAGTTCAAAAGGAACCAGGGgtaacttaaccagacagtgcccaCTGACTATCCTGAGATGCTCAAacaaaatgggcaggtcaggggtggcactggggaggagcccaagatttatgcaggtgctggcaatattcagtgccagcacctgcgtAGCTTAAGCTGTCCTAAAGACTGCTtaactatgcaggtgccagctctGAATGGCTGGCACCTCCTGcataacttaaaaaaacaaactctggagtccccttcccccacctcccaactGTGAAAAGCCCCTAGGCTTAcctaaatccctggtggtccagcagggttgtttgggggtggggcagtgcatcagtaaaatggctgccacaacatcTCATGGCACTACATGAAGTACCacaagctgctgcaggaggtcacAGCAGTCACTTTGGTGCTCCAAGGAGCAAGAGGGCTGCATTCATGCCCCAATGACCTTGCTGGACAACAGTGATGTAGGTAATGAATGCTGGGGGGAAGGGATGAGGACGGGTAGGAGGGTctcagttttttttaaagttatgcagGCTTGAGTGGCCTGATATTGGCCTGGCCTACATAACCTCTGGCAGCCTGCCTCAatcccccagtattcagtgctggtgcccagacatggcctggcacggAATATCAGGATAATTTAGTTGGTGACGGGGAATGAGGGGGCTCAGGTTTCTTAAACAGTTATACAGGCTGGGATGGCATGATATTGGCCTGGCCTGCATAACATCCAGCAGCTTGTCTGCCCCAAACTatcccccagtattcagtgctggtgcccagacatggcctggcactgaatattgggggataatttagccagcaCCAAtcggtgttaaaaaaaaaaaaaaaaaattcagactgctggctgaatattgggagggGGGATATGGGTCTAGGCAGCAGCTCTTGGTCATGAGGTGCTAAACTTAGAGAAGCCTGTTCAGCCCTTTATGAAGTCTGTTTCAGTATTTCATATCTTATACCAGTTTAAGGGCAAACATATTTGGTAAGCTTAATGCTGGTCATAAACTTTCTCAAGTAGTGAGTAGGTCCTGGAGAACTGCATCATGTAGCACAAGCCTCTGAAACTGATTTCAGACAAGTCTCATCTCGTGCAGCTTATTTTGGTGGCTTAAGTCTAGCAGCAAGTCTTGAGTGACACTGCCAGACAGTATGCTGCTGGGACTTTAGTTACAGGCCTAACCAAGTgccaggtggagggaggggcagTATCTGAACATCTGCTGTTCGGGTGACAGAATGTCACTGTATCCTAAACTCAGGATAAGCTATCTGTTGCATTGGTATAGCAGATCTAGTACTAACACTTTGTGCTTGAATCTAGTATGTACAGTGTTGAAACATGACAGTTGACTAGTGAGCTGTTTTTCTCTCAAACAGCTTTGTGATCAACATTGGAAAAGACAGCTCAAATGTGGTACTTCACTTTAATGCTCGATTTGATCATGAAGGGGATGTGAATACCATTGTGTGCAACTCCAAGGAGGCAGAGGTGTGGGGGACGGAACAAAGGGAGACCACCTTCCCCTTCAATCAGGGTGACATTGCAGAGGTAAGGGATGGACTGCTTTTGGGAATAGGGAACAGTCTGACAAATTATAGCACTTTTGTCATCTTACAAACCTCTGGATCAGGTTGATTATATTGCATATACCAGTAGGGATGTGAATGTTCCTAGGTGGTTGGGGGCAGGCAAAGCACTAAGGCCTCCACTGGGATACACAAATGCTGAATCCACTTGGTTTTGGTAGAATAAAACCATGCATACTTTGACCATAATTCAAATGAACTGTTTTTCTTTAGAAATTAGTAATGAAATCCTTGTTCAACTTCAAAATAGTCCTGTAGTCTGGACCACCCTCTACCTGTACCTTCTGGGCAGTTACCAGACTGGTGCTCTTAACCCCAGGCTGGATAGTCTTCTCTAAAACAAGCCTGATAGCTGAGTTAAGCACCTGCCTCTTATGAGAATTCTTAAATCATGCCAAGATTGGTACAACATGGCTGCCAATTCAATCACACTTCTCTGATCAAGTTGACAAACTTGCCAGGTTCCAGCTTCTCAAGGTATAAACTAGAATTCAAATCCCTTAACTTCTGCCTTCTAGGTGTCCACTCCCTAGAACCCCAAGGGTTCATTGTAGACTCTCCCATTAAAAATCCAGGGGTTTTGCTTTCCCTTAAGCAGAAGATGGAATCACACTAGCAGTATGACATGCAGTCCCATCCTCTATTTACATCACTCAAAACTCAATAGATCAAGCATTTTCTTCCCTTCCTGAGACTGGCAGTTTGGGAGCTCTGCTATATAAACTTGGTGCCAGAATTCCATGCTACCATAATACTTAGCTGGGATTAACTCGGGGCTGTTTCAAGCTCTGTATTGGCCTTGCCCTCATGCTATCATGAAAGTATCCACACAAAGGTTGAGGTTCTGCTGAAACTACTGCAGAGTTGCAGGGGGAAACTGCAGCCTGTTTAAGGTGCTGTATGCAGTACTGGGACCATCTGGTGACTTAGCGGAGATTTGGTGGCAACACAGTAATTGGTAAGCAAAactggtgctaggcagacttctgcagtttacgccctgatcatgactgaatagatatggatgggcttgaatgTAAATTTTTAAGGTGCTTtgatagcttcagaacttttagttcaATAAGagtgagcagacttctacagtctgtgccctgataatggCAAATCAAATACACATATAAAGTCACATACCATATaatcttgggcagactgaatggactgtacagttctttatctgccgtttACTATACAATGAATGTAAGGACTTAGGAGCACTTATGCCTTCTTGGGATACTATAGTATTAAGGTTTCTTCTGTTGGAGATTTAAGGCTTGTACAGTAATCACAGCTATGTAAAACTGAACAGCAACTGAAAACAGTTTTCttttttaaccatttattttAGGATTTTTTCATAGAATAGCAAAACAGATGCAGGAAAGCTAGCTATTTGTACATCACTAAACATATCTTTAACATCTTACAGTATCCAAGAGAATGAAGTACACATCACAGCATTCCCCCATTACTCTTAGTCTTAAACCCTCCCTCCtgttatcctccccctcccccacatatatCAATTGAAAAACTAGAAGAGAATTAAGACACTATTGTGGTGGTTCTTTCATAAATGTCCCACACTTTATAGTACTGAGCCAGTTTGCCTGCTTGGATTGCTGTCAGTTTTGACATCAGTCGTACATTGTCCAGTCTCAGCAGCACTTTCTATAGGCCTGATTTTTTCCAAGCAGCCGCTATGGTCAACTTGCTGGCCACAAACAGCTGAGTAGCAAATCTATGCATGGCTGGCTTAATTCCCTGCAGCTTAGTGTAGCTGTTTTATTCAAAAATGTCACAATTTCTGCCCAGAACTGTTGCGCGGTATCGCAATCCCACCAAATGTGAGCCATGTCCTCCTGGGCTCCACAGTTTCTCCAGCAGAGCCCCGATCCCGTCCCGTACATTTGTACCAGGCAACTAGGTGTGTAGTACCAGCTATAGAGAATTTTATGCCCATTCTCCATTAGGGCGCTCGATGTGGAAACCTGTAGCAAAGACCTAAAACGCCTGGCTGCATTGGTCAGATTCATAGGTCACCCCCATTGCCGCTTCACATTTGGCTGTGTAATGTACCACTGGGGAGTCATGGAACAAAAGTGCCTTATAGCCTAGAAATTCCTCTGCCTCCTCCCCATCATTCCTTGTTCTAGTCGGGTTTCAGTTAAACTAAGCTCTAACTCCTTTATGCTTAATAAAATCTTTCACTTGGAGGTATTGGGTACgcctgcaggggagagagagcctGACATAACTCTGTATACAAAACCATTTGGCCCAGTTCACATAATCCCATTTTTCCCACTCTGACTTGTCCATTAGACCTGGGCCAAAGTTTGGTGCAAACCTAAGGTACATAGTGTAATATGTGCGCCCCGGGAAGAACTTTTCTCTTAT
This genomic interval from Microcaecilia unicolor chromosome 1, aMicUni1.1, whole genome shotgun sequence contains the following:
- the LGALS1 gene encoding galectin-1 translates to MAGLVINNLNLKPGKCMGVKGLVPKDCKSFVINIGKDSSNVVLHFNARFDHEGDVNTIVCNSKEAEVWGTEQRETTFPFNQGDIAEICFSCDKSEVKVKLPGGHEFKFPNRQSLDIINYLSVDGIQIKGLNFD